One part of the Cyclobacteriaceae bacterium genome encodes these proteins:
- a CDS encoding peptidase domain-containing ABC transporter, with the protein MQQRLLQQTFVRQQGQSDCGVACLASVINYHGGETTLEKLRELSGTTQQGTTLLGLYQAARQLGFDAEGLEAESVENLRELQEPAILHVIMDNRLQHYFVYYGFDKHWQIVVGDPTKGIITYKPNELDALWQSKALLKLTPNQNFVKAETQNNQKKQWIIDLVKDDVNVLVAALFLGLIISALGLTTAIFSQKLIDNILPSGDTKKLILSLVLVGILLLARSGLGYLRGFFLVKQGTDFNNRIIQKFYGSLLYLPKSFFDSRKTGELIARMNDTRRIQATISLISGNVLIDLLLIIVAVVFVFAYSSWLGSVMLTCLPVYALLVWLFNNKIIASQKEVMSSYALTEGHYVDTIQGIATVKAANRESFFEKVNKHVYGFFQNKIFELGKLNLRFGLLNEITGVVFMLVVFGLSSWMVLKETLQLGEMVALLSMAGSIIPSLNRLAIANIQFQEARVAFDRLFEFASIKPETQPSESSINLVEIEQLTVNKLSFRFPGRARLLKEISLNVKKGEVIGLLGESGGGKSSFLQIIQKFYKPESGTIEVNGIDLDRISTSTWRNLIGVVPQEVKIFNGNLLYNLTLSDNPDEYQSALEFCKQAGFDKYFESFPQSYLTILGEEGINISGGQKQVVALARALFRQPQLLLLDEATAAMDKNTEAFVLKLLMNLKQNTAVILVTHRIQTARKADRIYILDAGEIVASGTPETLMGSVNFYSESVKELVV; encoded by the coding sequence ATGCAGCAACGTTTACTACAACAGACTTTTGTCCGCCAGCAGGGCCAATCCGATTGCGGAGTAGCCTGCCTCGCATCCGTTATCAATTACCATGGTGGAGAAACCACATTAGAAAAACTGCGGGAGTTAAGCGGCACTACCCAACAAGGTACAACCTTACTGGGCTTATACCAGGCAGCCCGGCAATTGGGTTTTGATGCGGAGGGGCTAGAGGCAGAAAGTGTTGAGAACCTGAGAGAATTACAAGAACCGGCCATACTTCATGTGATTATGGATAACCGGTTACAGCATTACTTCGTCTACTATGGGTTTGATAAGCACTGGCAGATTGTGGTCGGTGACCCTACGAAAGGCATTATAACGTACAAGCCAAATGAATTAGATGCGTTATGGCAAAGTAAGGCTTTACTAAAGCTCACCCCCAATCAAAATTTTGTTAAAGCCGAAACACAAAACAACCAAAAGAAGCAGTGGATTATTGATTTGGTGAAAGACGATGTAAATGTGTTAGTAGCCGCGCTGTTTCTTGGTCTTATTATTTCAGCACTTGGTTTAACAACTGCTATTTTTTCTCAAAAGCTTATCGATAACATCTTGCCGTCAGGCGATACAAAGAAGCTCATCCTTAGCCTCGTGCTGGTAGGTATACTTTTGCTTGCCAGAAGTGGCCTGGGTTACCTAAGGGGTTTTTTTCTGGTAAAGCAGGGAACGGATTTCAACAACCGGATCATCCAAAAATTTTATGGAAGCCTGCTATATCTTCCGAAATCCTTTTTTGATTCACGTAAGACAGGTGAGCTCATTGCCCGCATGAACGATACGCGTAGAATACAAGCGACCATCAGCCTGATAAGCGGCAATGTGTTGATCGATCTGCTATTGATTATTGTGGCGGTTGTATTTGTATTCGCATATTCATCCTGGCTTGGTAGTGTTATGCTGACCTGCTTGCCCGTATATGCCCTGTTGGTTTGGTTATTTAATAACAAAATTATTGCCTCACAAAAGGAGGTGATGAGCAGCTATGCATTAACAGAAGGTCACTATGTGGACACGATCCAGGGTATTGCTACGGTGAAGGCTGCTAATCGCGAATCTTTTTTTGAGAAGGTGAACAAGCATGTATATGGCTTTTTCCAAAATAAGATTTTTGAGTTAGGCAAACTGAACCTGCGTTTTGGGTTGTTGAATGAAATTACGGGTGTAGTATTTATGCTGGTTGTATTTGGGTTGTCGTCATGGATGGTGTTAAAAGAGACCTTGCAGTTGGGAGAAATGGTGGCCTTACTTTCCATGGCCGGAAGCATCATTCCTTCCTTAAACCGATTGGCCATTGCCAACATTCAATTTCAGGAAGCCCGCGTTGCATTTGACAGACTGTTTGAGTTTGCTTCGATAAAGCCGGAGACACAACCCAGTGAATCATCAATAAACCTGGTTGAAATTGAACAACTGACTGTCAACAAGCTCTCATTTCGTTTTCCCGGCAGAGCACGGCTATTGAAAGAAATTTCTCTAAATGTAAAGAAAGGAGAAGTGATAGGCTTGCTTGGCGAAAGCGGAGGCGGAAAAAGCTCCTTTCTTCAGATCATTCAAAAGTTTTATAAGCCTGAGAGCGGAACGATTGAAGTTAACGGCATTGATCTTGACCGGATTTCAACATCAACATGGCGAAACCTGATTGGCGTGGTGCCGCAGGAGGTAAAGATTTTCAACGGCAATTTGTTGTACAACTTAACCCTGAGTGATAACCCGGATGAATACCAGTCGGCCCTTGAGTTTTGTAAACAAGCCGGATTCGACAAGTACTTCGAATCGTTTCCGCAGAGTTATCTCACCATTTTAGGAGAAGAAGGAATAAATATTTCAGGAGGCCAGAAGCAGGTAGTGGCTTTAGCCAGGGCATTATTCAGACAGCCGCAACTTTTGTTGTTGGATGAAGCAACAGCCGCGATGGACAAAAACACAGAGGCTTTTGTGTTGAAACTGTTAATGAATCTCAAGCAAAATACAGCTGTGATCTTAGTGACCCATCGCATCCAAACGGCACGAAAGGCTGACAGGATTTACATTCTTGATGCAGGGGAAATTGTTGCAAGCGGAACGCCAGAAACGCTGATGGGATCTGTAAATTTTTACAGTGAGTCTGTTAAAGAGTTAGTTGTTTAA
- a CDS encoding DEAD/DEAH box helicase — MAALLSFDAFKLNKQLLNAIADAGFDRPTEIQQKCVPLLMGGQEVIGIAQTGTGKTAAYVIPVLMKVRYAQGTDPRAVILAPTKELTIQIAEHTRQLAKYTDLRIVPIYGGVGPKVQIETIKQGVDILVATPGRFMELYLKGELPTRQIKTLVLDEADRMMDMGFMPQLRKIFEVIPNKRQNMLFSATFNQRVEKLSAEFLEFPVRIEVTPPATAASQVRQQVYYVPNLKTKINFLEYLLTDRETFTRVMVFTRNKETADNVFHYLDRKDLGPVRVIHSNKGQNSRINAVNEFKEGNLRVLVSTDVTARGIDVTGITHVINFDVPVVYDDYVHRIGRTGRAFHEGTAITFVTDAELYHIKKIERLIREQIPVKRLPSAVEITETPFAEAQAMAREIDRQKRKDNPDFKGAFHEKGKVKKR, encoded by the coding sequence ATGGCAGCACTTTTATCGTTTGATGCTTTTAAATTAAACAAGCAATTGCTGAATGCGATAGCTGATGCCGGCTTTGACCGCCCGACAGAGATTCAGCAAAAATGTGTTCCCTTGCTGATGGGTGGCCAGGAAGTAATTGGCATCGCACAAACCGGTACGGGTAAAACTGCTGCTTATGTTATACCGGTGTTGATGAAAGTGCGCTATGCACAGGGCACTGATCCGCGGGCAGTTATCCTGGCGCCTACCAAAGAACTTACCATCCAGATTGCCGAGCATACCAGGCAGTTGGCGAAGTATACGGATTTACGCATTGTTCCGATTTACGGTGGTGTTGGCCCCAAAGTGCAGATTGAAACGATAAAACAAGGAGTGGATATTTTGGTGGCCACCCCTGGTCGGTTTATGGAACTGTATTTGAAAGGCGAATTGCCAACCCGGCAAATAAAAACGTTGGTGCTGGATGAGGCCGACCGCATGATGGACATGGGTTTTATGCCGCAGCTTCGCAAAATATTTGAAGTGATCCCGAATAAGCGGCAGAATATGTTATTCTCGGCAACGTTTAATCAACGTGTCGAAAAATTATCCGCTGAGTTTTTGGAATTTCCGGTGCGTATTGAAGTAACGCCCCCGGCCACAGCCGCCAGCCAGGTACGGCAACAGGTTTATTACGTACCTAACCTGAAAACAAAAATCAATTTCCTGGAATACCTGCTTACCGATCGCGAAACGTTTACCCGTGTGATGGTCTTCACCCGAAATAAAGAAACTGCCGATAATGTGTTTCATTATCTCGACCGAAAAGACCTTGGCCCGGTTCGGGTTATCCATTCCAACAAGGGACAAAACAGTCGCATTAATGCAGTGAATGAATTTAAGGAGGGCAATCTCCGGGTTTTGGTTTCAACCGATGTAACAGCACGGGGCATTGATGTAACCGGTATAACACACGTTATAAATTTTGATGTGCCCGTGGTGTACGATGATTATGTCCATCGCATTGGCCGTACCGGTCGCGCTTTTCATGAAGGAACGGCCATTACATTCGTTACCGATGCCGAGTTATACCACATCAAAAAAATTGAACGGCTAATCCGTGAACAGATACCGGTAAAGCGACTGCCCTCCGCGGTAGAGATTACGGAAACACCTTTTGCCGAGGCACAAGCCATGGCCCGTGAAATTGACCGGCAAAAGCGAAAAGATAACCCTGATTTTAAAGGGGCGTTTCATGAAAAAGGGAAGGTTAAAAAGAGATAA
- a CDS encoding dihydroorotase: MKSTRIVNANIVNEGKVFQGEVLINSEYIEAIGTDLSGHRADVVLDAKGQYLFPGLIDDQVHFREPGLTHKATIYTESRAAVAGGITSYMEMPNTVPPVFTQQLLEEKYSIASRDSLANYSFFMGTSNDNLDEVLRTDARKVCGLKIFMGSSTGNLLVDDPKTLENLFSKVPFLIATHCEDEATILKNTAHFREKYGEDMPVKYHPFIRSEEACYKSSSFAVELAKKFGTRLHILHISTAKEVSLFDNSIPLSKKKITAEACIHHLWFNDADYERLGTRIKWNPAIKAATDQRGILQGLLDGRIDVIATDHAPHTLEEKQQSYFKAPSGGPLVQHSLTALLEFYHRGEVSLDWIATKTAHNPATLFQIEKRGFIREGYFADLVLVDLNKPWCVSPENILAKCKWSPFEGVTFRSQVTHTFVSGHLAYANGQFNESQRGKRLSFEGQ; the protein is encoded by the coding sequence ATGAAATCTACACGAATTGTCAACGCAAATATAGTCAATGAAGGCAAGGTGTTTCAGGGCGAAGTGCTGATCAACAGTGAGTACATCGAAGCCATTGGTACTGATTTATCAGGCCATCGTGCTGATGTTGTGTTGGATGCCAAGGGCCAATACTTATTTCCTGGTTTGATTGATGACCAAGTACATTTTCGGGAACCGGGCCTTACACATAAAGCTACCATCTATACCGAATCGCGTGCTGCTGTAGCCGGAGGGATTACCAGCTATATGGAAATGCCCAACACCGTTCCACCTGTGTTCACACAACAACTGCTTGAGGAAAAATACAGCATTGCTTCGCGCGATTCGTTGGCCAATTACTCCTTCTTCATGGGCACCTCAAACGATAATCTGGATGAGGTGCTGCGCACCGATGCCCGGAAAGTTTGCGGATTAAAAATTTTCATGGGCTCCTCTACCGGAAATTTATTGGTTGATGACCCGAAAACCTTAGAGAACCTGTTTTCGAAAGTGCCGTTTCTCATTGCCACGCATTGCGAAGATGAAGCCACCATTTTAAAAAACACTGCACACTTCCGTGAAAAATACGGTGAAGATATGCCGGTGAAGTATCATCCGTTTATTCGCAGTGAAGAAGCGTGCTACAAATCATCTTCATTCGCGGTTGAGCTTGCAAAAAAATTCGGAACACGGCTGCACATCCTGCACATCTCCACGGCTAAAGAAGTTTCGCTTTTTGACAACTCAATTCCCCTATCCAAAAAGAAAATCACAGCCGAAGCATGCATACATCACCTTTGGTTTAACGATGCAGATTATGAACGCCTGGGTACGCGTATAAAATGGAACCCGGCTATTAAAGCAGCTACCGATCAGCGCGGAATTCTTCAAGGACTACTCGATGGCCGAATTGATGTGATTGCTACCGACCATGCCCCGCACACACTGGAAGAGAAACAACAATCCTATTTCAAAGCGCCTTCGGGCGGGCCGCTCGTACAACACAGCTTAACAGCCCTGTTGGAGTTTTACCACCGAGGTGAAGTTTCATTGGATTGGATTGCCACAAAAACAGCGCATAATCCGGCCACTCTTTTTCAGATTGAAAAGCGGGGGTTTATACGGGAGGGCTATTTTGCTGATCTGGTGCTGGTTGACCTGAATAAGCCGTGGTGCGTAAGCCCGGAAAACATCCTGGCAAAATGCAAATGGTCTCCCTTCGAAGGGGTCACCTTTCGGTCGCAAGTCACCCACACGTTTGTATCCGGGCACTTGGCTTATGCCAACGGCCAATTTAACGAAAGCCAAAGGGGTAAAAGGCTTTCATTTGAAGGGCAATGA
- a CDS encoding ATP-binding protein, translated as MRQALKDMLADFHTSPLQEVTPRELELPLNSGKAISLIGPRRSGKSFYFFHLMHQLVSRGVPKTNILYLNFEDERLNLKAEDLDIVLKAYHELYPDTNWKECYFFFDEIQNITHWEKFARRCYDSYTRNLFLTGSNARLLSMEIATAMRGRTLTFEILPLSFREYLSFKQVNYLKQDTGTQAKISKLFHTYLEEGGYPEVVLLPDSLKMQALQEYFDVMTYRDLVERYAFTNLPVVKYFLKRLANTTGSYLSLNKLYNELRSQGYKLDKNFLYEANEAAKAVYLSIPVSKFDFSELKRANSDKKNYFIDNGLLNAITFKFSKDYGKLLENLCYLELRRQKREVYYYKDTKECDFVLFEKEKPTPLQVSYSITDPDTYARELSGLLHACKKLKSKKGVIISTTPRPDEKIDGVQVSHVAALDFVFRKERQF; from the coding sequence ATGCGTCAAGCGTTAAAGGATATGCTGGCCGACTTTCACACCTCTCCTTTACAGGAGGTAACTCCGCGTGAGTTGGAGTTACCACTGAACTCGGGAAAGGCCATATCGCTCATCGGCCCCAGGCGCAGCGGTAAGAGTTTTTACTTTTTTCACCTCATGCATCAACTGGTCAGCAGGGGTGTGCCTAAGACCAATATACTCTACCTGAACTTCGAGGATGAGCGCCTTAACCTGAAAGCAGAAGATCTTGACATCGTATTAAAAGCCTACCATGAGCTTTATCCCGATACGAACTGGAAAGAATGCTATTTCTTTTTCGATGAAATCCAAAACATAACCCATTGGGAAAAATTTGCGCGCAGGTGTTACGACTCCTATACACGCAACCTGTTTCTCACCGGTTCAAACGCCAGGTTGCTAAGCATGGAGATAGCCACAGCTATGCGCGGACGTACGCTAACATTCGAAATATTGCCTCTTTCTTTCCGTGAATATCTATCGTTCAAACAAGTCAATTATTTAAAACAAGATACGGGCACCCAAGCTAAAATCAGCAAGCTGTTTCATACGTACCTGGAAGAAGGCGGATACCCGGAAGTAGTGCTGCTGCCCGATAGCCTTAAAATGCAGGCACTTCAGGAGTATTTTGATGTGATGACGTATCGTGATTTGGTTGAACGATATGCGTTTACCAACCTGCCTGTTGTAAAATATTTCCTGAAAAGATTAGCCAACACTACGGGCTCATACTTGTCGTTGAACAAGCTCTATAACGAACTTCGTTCACAAGGCTATAAACTTGACAAAAATTTCCTGTATGAAGCCAATGAAGCGGCCAAAGCCGTTTACCTGTCGATACCCGTTTCAAAATTTGACTTCTCGGAATTAAAACGCGCTAACAGCGACAAGAAAAACTATTTCATTGACAACGGCTTGCTCAACGCCATCACCTTCAAATTCAGCAAAGATTATGGCAAACTGCTTGAAAACCTCTGCTACCTGGAGTTGAGGCGACAAAAACGGGAAGTATACTACTACAAGGACACCAAAGAGTGCGATTTTGTATTGTTCGAAAAGGAGAAGCCAACACCCCTTCAGGTTTCATACTCCATAACCGACCCGGACACCTATGCGCGCGAGCTTTCCGGATTGTTGCACGCCTGTAAGAAATTGAAATCAAAGAAAGGCGTAATCATATCCACTACCCCCCGGCCTGATGAAAAAATTGACGGAGTTCAGGTTAGCCATGTGGCTGCCCTTGATTTTGTATTCCGAAAGGAGCGTCAATTTTGA
- a CDS encoding response regulator transcription factor, with protein sequence MNKSTTVLVVDDHRMVCDALVALLEKTGLCKKALPAYSGEEALRVLEQHRIAIALVDIRLPGLSGSDLIKTVKQEYPNVKVIGMTSYDDEETVQEMLLLNLTGILLKRSTNSSEINACLKAAHDGKNFFSEAIQQHMQKLQHAPARSSRTHFTNRELEVLKLLTEGQSSKLIAEHLNLRASTIEDYRKGLLKKTNTKSTAGLVAFALRNGLL encoded by the coding sequence ATGAATAAAAGCACCACCGTTTTGGTTGTGGATGACCACCGTATGGTATGCGATGCGCTGGTGGCCCTTTTAGAAAAAACAGGGCTGTGCAAAAAAGCCCTGCCGGCCTACAGTGGTGAAGAGGCCCTGCGCGTCCTTGAGCAGCACCGCATTGCCATCGCCTTGGTTGACATTCGCCTGCCGGGCCTCAGTGGCAGCGACCTTATAAAAACTGTTAAACAGGAATATCCCAACGTAAAGGTTATCGGAATGACCAGCTACGATGATGAGGAGACGGTCCAGGAAATGCTGCTGCTCAACCTCACGGGTATATTGCTTAAACGCAGCACCAACAGCTCCGAAATCAACGCCTGCCTGAAAGCCGCACATGACGGAAAAAACTTTTTTAGCGAAGCGATACAGCAGCACATGCAAAAGCTGCAACATGCCCCAGCCAGGTCATCGCGTACCCATTTTACCAACCGTGAGCTTGAAGTGCTGAAGCTGCTAACTGAGGGGCAATCGAGTAAGCTTATTGCCGAGCACCTTAACCTCAGAGCCTCTACCATCGAAGATTACCGCAAAGGTCTGCTTAAAAAAACAAACACCAAAAGCACAGCCGGGCTGGTGGCCTTTGCGTTACGCAACGGCTTATTGTGA
- the rho gene encoding transcription termination factor Rho, which produces MYTIDDLNVRLLSELKEIAEQMGVKNAKKLSKQDLVYKILDQQAITGESPATKKAAPANEGRNLRPRRRENVAPTPKPEKELSTDELLDSISIDLDTPVPGFEEPAEQKPVTPPVVEERHQHTPRHERRDDERNQPNRPNIRDFDGVIANEGVLEIMQDGYGFLRSSDYNYLASPDDIYVSPSQIKLFGLRTGDTVKGTIRPPKEGEKYFALLKVESVNGKTTEEIRDRVAFEYLTPLFPEEKLKLSTTPDNMSTRILDLFAPIGKGQRGMIVAQPKTGKTVLLQNIANAIAENHPEVYLIVLLIDERPEEVTDMARNVKAEVIASTFDEQAERHVKVSSIVLEKAKRMVECGHDVVILLDSITRLARAYNTVVPSSGKILSGGVDANALHKPKRFFGAARNIENGGSLTIIATALIDTGSKMDEVIFEEFKGTGNMELQLDRKLSNKRVYPAIDVPASGTRREDLLMKEEELQRVWILRKFMSDMNSNEAMEFLLQKMKGTRNNEEFLLSMNG; this is translated from the coding sequence ATGTACACCATTGACGATCTAAATGTCAGACTTCTTTCTGAACTGAAAGAAATTGCAGAACAAATGGGCGTGAAAAACGCCAAAAAACTTTCCAAGCAGGACCTGGTCTACAAAATTCTTGACCAGCAGGCCATCACCGGGGAATCGCCTGCTACAAAAAAAGCTGCCCCGGCAAATGAAGGGCGGAACCTGAGGCCACGCAGGCGCGAAAATGTAGCCCCAACGCCCAAGCCTGAAAAAGAACTTTCCACTGATGAATTACTCGATTCGATCAGCATTGACCTGGACACCCCCGTTCCGGGATTTGAAGAACCGGCCGAACAAAAGCCTGTAACTCCTCCGGTAGTTGAAGAGCGGCACCAACATACGCCCCGCCATGAAAGAAGGGACGATGAACGAAACCAGCCCAACCGCCCCAACATACGCGACTTCGATGGTGTGATTGCCAATGAAGGTGTACTGGAAATTATGCAGGATGGTTACGGATTTTTGCGCTCCTCCGATTATAACTACCTGGCCAGCCCGGACGACATTTATGTATCGCCTTCACAAATAAAACTGTTTGGCCTGCGCACGGGTGACACGGTAAAAGGAACCATTCGGCCGCCAAAAGAAGGAGAGAAATATTTTGCCCTATTAAAAGTTGAATCCGTAAACGGTAAAACCACCGAAGAAATACGCGACCGCGTAGCGTTTGAATACCTGACGCCTCTCTTCCCGGAAGAAAAACTGAAACTCAGCACCACACCGGACAACATGTCTACGCGTATACTGGATTTGTTTGCGCCCATTGGCAAAGGCCAGCGCGGTATGATTGTGGCCCAACCTAAAACCGGTAAAACGGTGTTGTTGCAAAACATAGCCAATGCCATTGCCGAAAACCACCCCGAAGTTTATTTGATCGTATTGCTGATTGATGAGCGGCCCGAAGAAGTAACCGACATGGCACGTAACGTAAAAGCAGAAGTAATTGCCTCAACGTTTGACGAACAAGCCGAGCGCCACGTAAAAGTTTCCAGTATTGTATTGGAAAAAGCCAAGCGTATGGTAGAGTGCGGGCACGATGTGGTGATTTTGTTAGACTCCATTACGCGCCTGGCTCGTGCTTACAACACGGTGGTCCCATCTTCCGGTAAAATACTTTCCGGTGGCGTGGATGCCAATGCACTGCATAAACCCAAGCGTTTCTTTGGTGCTGCCCGTAACATCGAAAATGGCGGATCGCTCACTATTATTGCCACCGCGTTGATTGACACCGGCTCGAAAATGGATGAAGTGATCTTTGAAGAATTTAAAGGTACCGGTAATATGGAGTTACAACTTGATCGTAAGCTTTCCAACAAACGTGTATATCCTGCTATTGATGTTCCGGCTTCCGGCACCAGGCGTGAAGACTTATTAATGAAAGAAGAAGAACTGCAGCGCGTTTGGATCCTGCGCAAGTTCATGAGCGACATGAACAGCAATGAAGCGATGGAATTCCTGCTGCAGAAGATGAAGGGAACACGGAACAATGAGGAGTTTTTATTGTCGATGAACGGCTGA
- a CDS encoding M28 family peptidase, with product MKILSSDSLEGRKTGSAGNTKARQFIIDRLTQLNLLPLLNGNYVQPFTVTQSFGQVQAGQGMNVLAVIEGKKKETIVISAHYDHLGMLGGTVYNGADDNASGTAALLAIAEHFAKNKPSHRIILAFFDAEEMGLRGSAYFVNSINLQQEQIMLNINMDMISRSDNGELYACGTAHYPQLKPLLEKVKVPEHISLRFGHDQPGSGRNDWTGQSDHMNFHRMKIPFIYFGVEDHPDYHRPTDDFEKVNQSFYHRSVEVIIRAIRSFDNGL from the coding sequence TTGAAAATCCTTTCTTCCGATAGCCTGGAGGGAAGGAAAACCGGATCGGCTGGAAACACCAAAGCCCGGCAGTTTATTATCGATCGCCTAACACAGTTGAACTTACTTCCATTGCTCAATGGCAACTACGTTCAGCCTTTTACGGTTACCCAATCCTTCGGTCAGGTGCAGGCTGGCCAGGGCATGAACGTACTGGCTGTTATTGAAGGAAAGAAAAAAGAAACCATCGTGATCAGTGCACACTACGATCACCTGGGCATGCTGGGTGGAACCGTTTATAATGGCGCTGATGACAATGCATCGGGCACGGCAGCCTTATTGGCCATCGCTGAGCACTTCGCCAAAAACAAACCCTCACATCGTATCATCCTCGCCTTTTTCGATGCAGAAGAAATGGGGCTTCGTGGTTCGGCCTACTTTGTAAACAGTATTAACCTGCAACAGGAGCAAATTATGTTGAACATCAACATGGACATGATAAGCCGAAGTGATAACGGTGAGCTTTATGCTTGCGGCACCGCTCATTATCCACAGCTAAAACCTTTACTTGAAAAGGTAAAGGTGCCCGAGCACATTTCATTACGTTTCGGCCATGACCAACCTGGTTCCGGCAGGAACGATTGGACCGGCCAGTCGGATCACATGAATTTCCACAGGATGAAAATTCCTTTTATTTATTTCGGTGTTGAGGATCATCCCGACTATCACAGGCCAACCGATGATTTTGAAAAAGTAAACCAATCGTTTTATCATCGAAGTGTGGAGGTAATCATTCGTGCAATACGCTCGTTTGACAATGGGCTTTAG
- the serS gene encoding serine--tRNA ligase, with protein MLQVSVLREERDHVISALGKRGLKDAGELVDKAIALDQSRRDTQKQADDLKARSNAEAKRIGELMKAGKAEEAATLRAAIASEKEQLKNLEQELAGLEDALKVHLYKIPNVPADKVPAGVGADDNLTVHSHGTVPTLGPDALPHWELIKKYDIIDFDLGIKITGAGFPVYKGKGAKLQRALINFFLDEAEKAGYREMLPPIVVNEASGYGTGQLPDKEGQMYFVQEDGLYLIPTAEVPITNLYRDVILPEDQLPVKNVGYTPCFRREAGSWGAHVRGLNRLHQFDKVEIVQIRKPEESYQALEEMCAYVQGLLEKLELPYRKLLLCGGDMGFNSAMTFDMEVFATAQQRWLEVSSVSNFEAYQANRLKLRIKTKDGKTLLLHTLNGSALALPRIVAGILENNQTADGITIPKVLVPYCGFDKIS; from the coding sequence ATGCTTCAGGTATCAGTTTTGCGCGAGGAGCGCGACCATGTAATCAGTGCTCTTGGAAAGCGTGGATTGAAAGATGCAGGCGAGTTGGTTGATAAAGCCATTGCCCTCGACCAATCGCGCAGAGACACGCAAAAGCAAGCGGATGACCTGAAGGCAAGATCGAATGCCGAGGCCAAACGTATTGGCGAACTCATGAAGGCCGGTAAGGCTGAGGAGGCGGCAACCTTACGTGCAGCTATCGCCAGTGAAAAGGAACAACTGAAAAACCTGGAGCAGGAACTTGCCGGCCTTGAGGATGCATTGAAAGTTCATTTGTATAAGATACCCAATGTTCCGGCAGATAAAGTGCCTGCAGGTGTTGGTGCCGATGATAACCTCACCGTGCATTCGCATGGCACCGTTCCAACATTAGGTCCTGATGCATTGCCGCACTGGGAGTTGATCAAGAAATACGATATCATCGATTTTGACCTGGGCATTAAAATAACAGGTGCAGGATTTCCGGTATATAAAGGAAAAGGTGCCAAACTACAGCGCGCCCTTATCAATTTCTTTTTGGATGAGGCTGAGAAAGCTGGCTATCGTGAAATGCTTCCGCCCATTGTAGTGAATGAAGCTTCCGGGTACGGAACCGGTCAGCTACCCGATAAGGAGGGGCAGATGTATTTTGTGCAGGAAGATGGTTTATACCTGATTCCTACGGCTGAAGTTCCCATCACCAACTTGTATCGTGATGTGATTCTTCCAGAAGACCAGTTGCCCGTAAAAAACGTTGGCTACACACCGTGCTTTCGCAGGGAAGCCGGAAGCTGGGGTGCTCATGTGCGCGGGCTGAACCGCTTGCATCAGTTCGACAAAGTGGAGATCGTGCAGATCAGGAAACCGGAAGAGTCGTACCAGGCATTGGAAGAAATGTGTGCCTATGTTCAGGGTTTGCTGGAAAAGCTTGAGTTGCCATACCGCAAACTCTTGCTTTGCGGAGGCGACATGGGCTTTAATTCAGCCATGACTTTCGATATGGAAGTATTTGCCACCGCCCAACAACGTTGGCTGGAGGTAAGTTCGGTCAGCAATTTTGAAGCGTACCAGGCAAACCGGTTAAAACTGCGCATTAAAACGAAAGATGGCAAAACGCTACTGCTGCACACCTTAAATGGCAGTGCGTTGGCATTGCCGCGCATAGTAGCCGGTATTTTGGAAAACAACCAAACCGCTGATGGTATTACTATTCCCAAGGTATTGGTTCCCTATTGCGGGTTTGATAAAATCAGCTAA